From a single Leishmania mexicana MHOM/GT/2001/U1103 complete genome, chromosome 7 genomic region:
- a CDS encoding putative 60S ribosomal protein L7a, whose translation MPGKEVKKATQPVKAASPYKTPAVASHFAARPKNFGIGQDVPYARDLSRFMRWPTFVTMQRKKRVLQRRLKVPPALNQFTKVLDRASRNETLKLIKKYAPETRKARRERLHKVAEEKKENPKKTVSTKAPLAVVTGLQEVTRAIEKKQARMVVIANNVDPVELVLWMPNLCRANKIPYAIVKDMARLGDAIGRKTATCVAITDVNAEDEATLKNLIRSVNARFLSRSDVIRRQWGGLQLSLRSRAELRKKHARNAGVDAAAIVQ comes from the coding sequence ATGCCCGGCAAGGAAGTGAAGAAGGCGACGCAGCCCGTGAAGGCCGCGTCTCCGTACAAGACGCCCGCTGTTGCGTCGCATTTCGCGGCCCGCCCGAAGAACTTCGGCATTGGCCAGGATGTGCCGTACGCGCGTGACCTGTCCCGCTTCATGCGGTGGCCGACGTTCGTGACGATGCAGCGCAAGAagcgggtgctgcagcgccgcctgaaggtgccgccggcgctgaacCAGTTCACGAAGGTGCTGGACCGCGCGAGCCGAAACGAGACGCTGAAGCTGATTAAGAAGTACGCGCCGGAGACCCGCAAGGCccgccgcgagcgcctgcACAAGGTTGCcgaggagaagaaggagaACCCGAAGAAGACGGTGTCGACGAAGGCTCCCCTGGCTGTTGTGACCGGTCTGCAGGAGGTGACGCGCGCGATCGAGAAGAAGCAGGCCCGCATGGTTGTGATCGCGAACAACGTGGACCCTGTGGAGCTCGTGCTGTGGATGCCGAACCTGTGCCGCGCGAACAAGATCCCGTACGCCATCGTGAAGGACATGGCGCGCCTTGGCGACGCGATCGGGAGGAAGACGGCGACGTGCGTTGCGATCACCGACGTGAACGCCGAGGATGAGGCGACGCTGAAGAACCTGATCCGCTCCGTGAACGCTCGCTTCCTGTCTCGCTCGGACGTGATCCGCCGCCAGTGGGGTGGTCTGCAGCTGTCTCTGCGATCtcgcgcggagctgcgcaagaagCACGCCCGCAACGCTGGTGTGGACGCCGCGGCCATCGTTCAGTAA